A section of the Aneurinibacillus migulanus genome encodes:
- a CDS encoding cytochrome P450, producing MSEMQIVGPKGLPITGSLFAFRKNPLEFLRQASKEYGDVVHMRFGPRHLYLISNPDYIKEILVTKQGHFHKAKGLQVAKAVVGEGILTSEGKQHLRQRRLMQPSFRQEHIRSYGETMVDYSEDMVNGWHDGEERLITKDMMELTLAIITKTMFGTNITEGVNDIGHAIEVGLKYVSRRASSFIDIPEAIPTRSNREFKEAAQTLDRAIYSIIEERRKSETSGQGDLLSMLLAARDEEDNTGMTDKQVRDEVMTIFVAGHETTANTLSWTLYLLSQHPEVEQKLWDEIDHVLNGRRVTVNDLPKLKYAENIIWETLRLYPAAWMINREVTDAVEIGGHVFQPGETLMMSQYVMHRTPEYFDQPDHFRPERFEGNLLKEIPQFAFFPFGGGPRVCIGNHFAIMEATLILVTIAQKFQLRLIPDHPPVEPEPVVTLRPKNGLHMIVKQR from the coding sequence ATGAGTGAAATGCAGATCGTCGGTCCGAAGGGTCTACCGATTACTGGCAGCTTGTTTGCATTCCGTAAAAATCCATTAGAATTTCTGCGACAGGCATCAAAAGAATACGGAGACGTTGTTCATATGCGGTTTGGTCCTCGGCATCTTTACCTGATTAGCAATCCCGATTACATTAAAGAGATCTTGGTAACTAAACAAGGACATTTCCATAAAGCAAAAGGATTGCAGGTAGCAAAAGCAGTCGTCGGAGAAGGAATTCTAACAAGTGAAGGAAAGCAGCATCTGCGCCAACGCCGTCTTATGCAGCCTTCTTTCCGACAGGAGCACATTAGAAGCTATGGCGAAACGATGGTCGACTACAGCGAGGATATGGTAAACGGCTGGCACGACGGCGAAGAACGGTTGATTACGAAAGACATGATGGAACTAACGCTTGCCATCATTACGAAGACGATGTTCGGCACCAACATTACAGAAGGTGTCAATGACATCGGACATGCTATTGAAGTTGGGCTCAAGTATGTCAGTCGCCGCGCTTCTTCGTTCATCGACATCCCCGAAGCCATTCCAACCAGAAGCAATCGAGAATTTAAAGAAGCAGCACAAACACTTGATCGCGCTATCTACTCCATCATCGAGGAACGGCGTAAAAGCGAAACCTCGGGGCAGGGCGATTTGTTGTCCATGTTGCTTGCGGCGCGCGACGAAGAAGATAATACCGGTATGACGGACAAACAAGTACGCGATGAAGTCATGACTATTTTTGTCGCCGGACATGAAACAACCGCCAACACATTATCGTGGACTCTGTACCTGCTCTCCCAGCATCCCGAAGTAGAACAAAAGCTATGGGATGAAATCGACCATGTACTGAACGGACGACGCGTAACGGTCAATGATTTACCCAAGCTAAAATATGCGGAAAACATCATATGGGAAACGCTGCGGCTGTATCCGGCTGCCTGGATGATTAACCGGGAGGTAACGGATGCGGTAGAGATCGGCGGCCATGTATTCCAACCTGGTGAAACGCTGATGATGAGCCAATATGTTATGCACCGTACACCCGAATACTTCGACCAACCGGATCATTTTCGACCTGAACGGTTCGAAGGAAATCTCTTAAAGGAAATTCCACAGTTCGCATTCTTCCCGTTCGGTGGCGGACCACGCGTCTGTATCGGTAACCATTTTGCTATTATGGAAGCGACGCTCATTCTTGTGACGATTGCGCAAAAGTTCCAACTGCGCCTGATTCCCGATCACCCGCCGGTGGAACCGGAGCCTGTCGTAACGCTACGACCGAAGAATGGCTTGCATATGATTGTCAAGCAACGTTAA
- a CDS encoding pirin family protein, whose amino-acid sequence MITIYPAASRYSTNHGWLQSNFSFSFAEYYDPNNLQFGPLRVFNDDIVQSGTGFGAHPHREMEIVSIVLKGQLKHQDSTGNTEVLVPGEIQRMSAGTGIVHSEFNPSDTEDVNFLQLWFLPNEKGLTPSYEQFAYDQEALKNRLLPIVSNKQEDEHRVAHIHQDLTLYLSKLDAGGTISFTQPEGRRIYVFIIEGELALNGEKTLVKRDAARITNTSSLELKAHSNTHFMLIDLP is encoded by the coding sequence ATGATTACGATATATCCAGCAGCTTCCCGTTATTCTACCAATCATGGCTGGCTGCAAAGCAATTTCAGTTTTTCGTTCGCCGAATATTACGATCCGAATAACCTACAGTTCGGACCGCTGCGCGTATTTAACGATGATATAGTTCAATCAGGAACCGGGTTCGGAGCTCACCCGCACCGTGAAATGGAGATTGTGTCCATTGTACTTAAAGGGCAGCTTAAACACCAGGATAGCACCGGGAATACGGAAGTGCTTGTACCAGGAGAAATCCAGCGTATGAGCGCAGGCACCGGTATCGTACATTCTGAGTTTAACCCATCCGATACGGAAGATGTCAATTTTCTTCAGCTATGGTTTCTTCCGAACGAAAAAGGGCTGACGCCATCGTACGAACAGTTTGCTTACGATCAGGAAGCGCTGAAGAACCGCCTCCTGCCGATCGTATCCAATAAGCAGGAGGACGAACATCGTGTTGCGCATATTCATCAGGATTTGACACTGTATTTATCCAAATTGGATGCTGGCGGCACGATTTCATTTACTCAGCCAGAAGGACGGAGAATCTACGTGTTCATCATCGAGGGAGAGCTTGCACTCAATGGAGAGAAGACGCTTGTCAAACGGGATGCGGCACGTATTACCAATACATCTTCCCTGGAGTTGAAAGCACATAGTAATACGCATTTTATGCTGATTGATCTGCCGTAA
- a CDS encoding DUF4349 domain-containing protein, translated as MVNRSRSKIWMILGLISILLTAGCGASNQNPDSSMTDTSQSQITEIADNTNPNTAPSEKKQAGMAAMMVYQAELGLNVKDFATSQKSLTQLVEKMNGYIVEASSYNQGEGDSLLNGDFRIRIPNTKFNTFLEETEKLALKVTNRTIQGRDVTEEYIDLEARLASKQVLEKQLLGFMKNAQKTSDLLQIAQDVNKVQTEIEQLKGKMKYLKNQSDFATVTIHMTESKAVLPSLSDNPVSTWDKTKQQFMNSIKFMVDSASALFVVIVGTSPLLLFIGAIVAGIIYWKKRKDKKDESL; from the coding sequence ATGGTAAACCGAAGTAGAAGTAAGATATGGATGATTCTAGGCTTAATCTCTATTCTTCTCACTGCTGGATGCGGAGCATCCAATCAAAACCCAGACAGTTCAATGACGGATACGAGCCAAAGCCAGATAACTGAAATTGCCGATAACACAAATCCAAATACTGCTCCATCGGAAAAGAAACAGGCCGGAATGGCTGCCATGATGGTGTATCAAGCAGAACTTGGCCTGAATGTCAAAGACTTTGCAACCTCACAAAAGTCGCTAACCCAGCTAGTGGAAAAAATGAATGGATACATTGTAGAAGCAAGCTCTTACAACCAAGGAGAAGGAGACAGTCTGCTGAACGGCGATTTTCGTATCCGCATTCCTAACACCAAATTCAATACCTTCCTGGAGGAAACAGAGAAACTAGCGCTTAAAGTGACCAACCGTACGATACAGGGACGTGATGTAACAGAAGAGTATATCGATCTGGAAGCAAGACTTGCATCAAAGCAAGTGTTAGAGAAACAACTGCTTGGCTTTATGAAAAACGCACAAAAAACGTCAGATCTGCTTCAAATTGCGCAAGATGTAAACAAAGTTCAAACGGAAATCGAGCAACTTAAAGGCAAGATGAAATATTTGAAGAACCAAAGCGATTTTGCGACTGTTACCATCCATATGACGGAAAGCAAAGCTGTTCTTCCTTCCCTCTCTGACAATCCTGTAAGTACATGGGATAAAACAAAACAGCAGTTTATGAATAGTATTAAATTCATGGTAGATAGCGCTTCCGCTCTTTTTGTTGTTATCGTCGGTACGTCTCCTCTTCTACTTTTCATTGGCGCCATCGTAGCAGGAATTATTTACTGGAAGAAGAGGAAAGATAAAAAGGACGAATCTTTATAA